In one window of Bacteroidia bacterium DNA:
- a CDS encoding ribonuclease HII yields the protein MKAETKTLLSCMKAGILEAGCDEAGRGCLAGPVFAAAVILPKNVNIVGLDDSKKLSEKLRYQLREIIQNTAICYGIAMVDNNQIDKINILWASVLAMQNALDKLSKVPKHILVDGNRFKPYKNISYTCVVKGDEKYQSIAAASVLAKTYRD from the coding sequence ATGAAAGCGGAGACTAAAACTTTATTGTCTTGCATGAAAGCCGGGATTCTGGAAGCCGGTTGTGACGAAGCAGGACGAGGTTGTCTGGCAGGTCCTGTTTTTGCTGCTGCAGTAATTTTACCAAAAAATGTGAACATTGTTGGATTGGATGATTCCAAAAAACTTTCTGAAAAATTAAGGTATCAATTAAGAGAAATTATTCAAAACACTGCAATATGTTATGGCATCGCAATGGTTGATAATAATCAAATCGATAAAATAAATATTCTTTGGGCTTCAGTGTTGGCAATGCAAAATGCTTTAGATAAACTTTCTAAAGTGCCAAAGCATATTTTAGTTGATGGTAACAGATTTAAACCTTACAAAAATATTTCTTATACGTGTGTTGTTAAGGGTGATGAAAAATACCAGTCAATTGCTGCTGCGTCTGTATTAGCAAAGACTTACAGAGAT
- a CDS encoding DNA/RNA non-specific endonuclease has translation MNKLFVLLFLIFSCNIIIAQTNTEKKIKQFEDKLISFSDSQKVYNQKLESLKLQWIREEIKQYGLPKISGEGMLINHSAMSMFYDERHGQSLWVVHMILPDIKTGIQSRTNDFRKDSMVISGTPGKEDYFNTGYDRGHLAASADFRWSKRALSESYYYSNMSPQKPEFNRGKWSQLEDFVRQYVLEYNEPVFVVTGGLLTDSLKKIGKEKMISVPKYYYKIIVDINGNDKKGIAFIMLNGTNTKPIISYAVSIDSVEKVTGINFFASLPDTLQDRIEKMNNIDSWLNKEQAGGAKPLEVEELPKGAINTVDAEKFYDQKATVCGTVVASRVLKDSKGIVFNLDQKFPNQIFSFTIWKTNVANFSYEPATVLMNRKICITGNIDKYKDKPTMELKNEKALEFLDDESGD, from the coding sequence ATGAATAAGCTATTTGTGTTGTTGTTTTTAATATTTAGTTGTAATATTATTATTGCTCAAACTAATACCGAAAAGAAAATTAAGCAGTTTGAAGATAAATTGATTTCTTTTTCAGATAGTCAGAAAGTATATAATCAAAAGCTGGAAAGTCTTAAATTACAATGGATAAGGGAAGAAATTAAACAATACGGTTTGCCAAAAATATCTGGCGAAGGAATGCTTATTAATCATTCCGCAATGTCGATGTTTTACGATGAAAGGCATGGGCAATCACTATGGGTGGTACATATGATTTTACCTGATATAAAAACCGGAATTCAATCGAGAACAAATGACTTTAGAAAAGATTCAATGGTTATTTCTGGCACACCTGGCAAAGAAGATTATTTTAATACTGGTTATGACAGAGGGCATTTAGCTGCTTCGGCAGATTTTCGTTGGTCGAAAAGGGCATTGAGTGAATCGTATTATTATTCTAACATGTCGCCGCAGAAACCTGAATTTAACAGAGGAAAATGGTCGCAATTAGAAGATTTTGTGCGACAATATGTACTGGAATATAACGAACCTGTATTCGTTGTTACAGGAGGACTGTTAACAGATAGTCTTAAAAAAATCGGTAAAGAAAAAATGATTTCTGTTCCAAAATATTATTATAAAATTATTGTTGATATAAATGGAAACGATAAAAAAGGTATTGCTTTTATAATGCTTAATGGCACCAATACTAAGCCAATTATAAGTTATGCGGTTTCAATTGACAGTGTTGAGAAAGTAACAGGAATTAATTTCTTTGCTTCCTTACCAGATACACTACAGGACAGAATTGAAAAAATGAATAATATTGACTCGTGGCTTAACAAAGAGCAGGCAGGTGGAGCTAAACCACTGGAAGTTGAAGAATTACCCAAGGGAGCAATAAATACTGTTGATGCAGAAAAATTCTACGACCAGAAAGCAACGGTTTGTGGAACTGTAGTAGCATCAAGAGTTTTGAAAGATTCAAAAGGAATAGTTTTTAATCTCGACCAAAAGTTTCCTAATCAGATATTTTCATTTACAATCTGGAAAACTAATGTGGCAAATTTTAGTTACGAACCTGCAACAGTATTAATGAACAGGAAAATTTGTATTACAGGAAATATCGATAAGTACAAGGATAAACCAACAATGGAGCTTAAAAACGAAAAAGCCTTAGAATTTTTAGATGATGAAAGCGGAGACTAA
- a CDS encoding RNA methyltransferase, which translates to MLSKAIIKLIRSLDQKKYRVENNLFVVEGHKIVGEIIKSDLKIKYLIAVKDWLAENKKLPKTEIFEVTEKELQQISFQKTPQQVLAVCNIPDNRLNFEDLKNTLTLALDDVQDPGNLGTIIRIADWFGIKNIIASPATADLYNPKVIQATMGAFARVNVHYHSLPEFFNKIQSETNLPIYGTTLTGENIYKQKLTNNGIIVMGSEGNGISKEVLKVLTNQLFIPPFQSDSPTSESLNVATATAIICAEFRRQQSSE; encoded by the coding sequence ATGCTTTCAAAAGCAATTATAAAACTAATCCGTTCGCTCGATCAAAAAAAGTACAGAGTTGAGAATAATCTGTTTGTAGTCGAAGGACATAAAATAGTTGGAGAAATTATTAAATCAGATCTTAAAATAAAATATTTAATTGCAGTTAAAGATTGGTTAGCAGAAAATAAAAAACTCCCAAAAACTGAAATATTTGAAGTAACTGAAAAAGAACTTCAGCAAATTTCTTTTCAAAAAACACCACAGCAGGTTTTAGCTGTTTGTAACATTCCCGATAACAGATTAAATTTTGAGGATTTAAAAAACACTTTAACTCTTGCTCTTGATGATGTTCAAGACCCTGGTAATTTAGGAACTATTATTCGTATCGCAGATTGGTTTGGAATTAAAAACATTATAGCAAGCCCTGCAACTGCTGATTTATACAATCCAAAAGTAATTCAGGCAACAATGGGTGCTTTTGCAAGAGTTAATGTACATTATCATTCACTTCCAGAGTTTTTTAACAAAATACAATCAGAAACAAATTTACCAATTTACGGAACAACTTTAACCGGTGAAAACATTTACAAGCAAAAACTCACTAATAATGGGATTATTGTTATGGGAAGTGAAGGTAACGGTATCTCCAAAGAAGTTCTAAAAGTCTTAACAAATCAACTATTTATACCACCATTTCAATCTGATTCACCAACCAGCGAATCGCTAAATGTGGCAACTGCAACTGCTATAATTTGCGCTGAATTCAGAAGACAACAAAGTTCAGAATAA
- a CDS encoding biotin--[acetyl-CoA-carboxylase] ligase has translation MEIIKIKEAKSSNSVALELLENQDLKEGTVIWVENQTNGRGQNTNVWESEPGQNLTISIVLRPAFLKPENQAYLSKIVSLGLADYVGLFCSEVYVKWFNDIYIKDKKVAGILIENTWIGQKLNAAVIGIGLNLNQEKFPNNLSNAVSLKMMTEVPFVLEESLKLLHGLIMTRYEQLKDSEFNNIDIKYNSLLYKCGKESSFVKDGEIFKATIIKVEPNGHIQLKHNDGRVGCYGMHEIRMM, from the coding sequence ATGGAAATAATTAAAATTAAAGAAGCAAAATCATCAAATTCTGTTGCATTAGAGTTGCTAGAAAATCAGGATTTAAAAGAAGGAACAGTAATTTGGGTAGAAAATCAAACAAACGGCAGAGGTCAAAATACGAATGTTTGGGAAAGCGAACCAGGACAAAATTTAACCATTTCAATTGTTTTACGACCTGCATTTTTAAAGCCCGAGAATCAGGCATATTTATCAAAAATTGTGTCACTTGGTTTAGCCGATTATGTTGGATTATTTTGTTCTGAGGTCTATGTTAAATGGTTTAATGATATTTATATTAAAGATAAAAAAGTTGCTGGTATTTTGATAGAGAATACATGGATTGGACAAAAGTTGAATGCAGCGGTAATCGGTATTGGACTTAATCTTAATCAGGAAAAATTTCCTAACAATTTGTCAAATGCAGTTTCTTTAAAAATGATGACAGAAGTTCCTTTTGTATTAGAGGAAAGCTTAAAACTCCTACATGGCTTAATAATGACGCGTTATGAGCAGTTAAAAGACTCCGAGTTTAACAATATAGACATAAAGTATAATTCATTGTTGTATAAATGTGGTAAAGAATCTTCATTTGTAAAAGATGGCGAAATATTTAAAGCAACAATCATTAAAGTAGAACCAAACGGGCATATACAATTAAAACATAATGATGGTAGGGTAGGATGTTATGGGATGCATGAGATAAGGATGATGTAA